A part of Paenibacillus donghaensis genomic DNA contains:
- a CDS encoding ABC transporter permease — protein MSTYLTKRLLYMFIILFAASLLIFCLYASAPGDFITGNIKLTAERKAELREIYGLNKPMLERYGLWMKNALHGDFGISLAQQKPVLQLFNEYIWNSFLLAAVSTFLTWVIAVIVGVVSAYRQYSWFDTLVMVAVFAAMSLPSFFIGLFLIKILAVDLKWLPPGGMITTGSNATGMAYFKEVVQHMTLPVVVMTLLGLGSLTRYFRSNMIDVLKQDYIRTARAKGLKERKVLFTHALRNALLPAITLVGFELPALFGGSLIIEKIFNWPGIGQLYMQSFGLRDYPLLMGFTMFIAILTVIGTLLSDILYRVADPRVRLQ, from the coding sequence ATGAGCACTTACTTAACGAAAAGACTGCTGTACATGTTCATCATTCTATTTGCAGCTTCCTTGCTGATCTTCTGCCTCTATGCCTCCGCGCCCGGCGACTTCATCACCGGAAACATTAAATTAACGGCAGAACGCAAAGCGGAGCTGCGGGAGATCTATGGCTTGAATAAACCGATGCTGGAGCGTTATGGCCTCTGGATGAAGAATGCGCTTCACGGGGATTTCGGAATTTCGCTTGCCCAGCAGAAGCCGGTGCTTCAGCTGTTCAACGAGTATATCTGGAATTCCTTTTTGCTGGCTGCGGTGTCGACTTTCTTGACCTGGGTCATTGCGGTGATTGTGGGCGTAGTTTCAGCTTACCGGCAATACTCCTGGTTCGACACACTGGTGATGGTGGCGGTGTTTGCGGCCATGTCGCTTCCGTCCTTTTTTATCGGCCTGTTCCTGATCAAGATTCTGGCGGTCGATCTGAAGTGGCTCCCTCCGGGAGGGATGATCACCACGGGCAGCAATGCCACTGGAATGGCGTACTTCAAGGAAGTTGTGCAGCATATGACCCTGCCCGTTGTTGTCATGACGCTGCTGGGACTCGGCTCGCTGACCCGTTACTTCCGCAGCAATATGATCGATGTGCTGAAGCAGGATTACATCCGCACCGCAAGGGCCAAAGGCCTGAAGGAACGGAAGGTGCTGTTCACGCATGCCCTGCGCAACGCGCTGCTTCCTGCGATTACGCTCGTCGGCTTCGAGCTTCCGGCATTGTTCGGAGGATCACTGATTATTGAGAAAATCTTCAACTGGCCGGGGATTGGCCAGCTGTACATGCAGTCCTTCGGGCTGAGAGATTACCCGTTATTGATGGGCTTTACCATGTTTATTGCGATTCTGACCGTGATCGGGACGCTGCTGTCGGATATTCTTTACCGCGTAGCAGATCCCCGCGTCCGGTTACAATGA
- a CDS encoding ABC transporter substrate-binding protein, with product MKKSTFLLATLLITSSLLLSACAGNNSGSNASSTSNTGAATAPADAGTATNNAAESTIVPAGALSEPFTATDLSKLPAVAQKRTDTIIVGLTDPSGAFTPYFQQSGYDGNVSSLLYASLVTVDEKGVPVPELAESWDVSDDQLTYTFHLRKALKFSDGSPLTAEDVAFTWTIQLDKAYDGGSQLPTLNVQGGTAYKEGTAQTVAGIKVIDPQTISATLEKPNATALVTLGSNVLSKAYYGKDYTFGQLEYIKKLHEHPLGDGPYKLEKFLPGQEVRFVANENYFKGKPKTEHFIYKTTEGDVWQFVETGEVDYVSFSATEENVEKLKALGFVNIIPYTPSTYGYMQVNLKHEQLADKRVRQAIVYGLDRQSIYVDATQGAGSVANIPASPISWSYTEEGINPYQYDPEQAKKLLDEAGWTAGAGGIREKDGKPLTIHYLGSKSKNTDIFIAVAKENFEALGIDFQPEVFADFNSLVSKMESGDYDLVSFSTSMLTDPSEGLMQFFNGEITDYDNPKFYELYDQALATTDIEQRKKIYKELYQLFNDELPLIPTNYKKTVYAYNGRIQNLSVSPFIGLAGSLPNWTLK from the coding sequence ATGAAAAAAAGTACGTTTTTACTGGCCACATTACTGATTACAAGTTCTTTGCTGCTGTCCGCTTGCGCGGGCAACAATAGCGGCTCGAACGCTTCGTCTACCTCGAACACGGGAGCAGCAACGGCTCCGGCAGACGCAGGTACGGCAACGAATAACGCGGCGGAATCAACTATTGTACCGGCTGGAGCGCTCAGCGAACCCTTTACAGCCACCGATCTGTCGAAACTGCCCGCCGTCGCTCAGAAACGCACGGACACCATTATCGTCGGGCTTACAGACCCGAGCGGTGCGTTTACACCTTATTTTCAGCAGAGCGGGTATGACGGCAATGTCTCCTCACTGCTCTATGCTTCGCTAGTGACTGTAGATGAGAAAGGGGTTCCTGTACCGGAACTGGCGGAGAGCTGGGACGTATCGGACGATCAGCTTACCTACACCTTTCATTTGCGCAAAGCTTTGAAGTTCAGCGACGGCTCCCCGTTAACCGCGGAGGATGTGGCGTTCACCTGGACCATTCAACTCGACAAAGCTTACGACGGAGGCTCTCAACTGCCCACACTGAACGTGCAAGGGGGCACGGCTTATAAAGAAGGGACTGCACAGACAGTTGCGGGCATCAAGGTCATTGATCCGCAGACGATCTCAGCCACACTGGAGAAGCCCAATGCGACTGCGCTCGTGACGCTGGGCTCGAATGTGCTGTCCAAAGCCTACTATGGCAAGGATTACACATTCGGCCAGCTCGAATATATCAAGAAACTGCATGAACACCCGCTGGGTGATGGCCCTTACAAGCTGGAGAAATTCCTTCCCGGACAAGAGGTGCGTTTTGTAGCGAATGAGAACTATTTTAAAGGCAAGCCGAAGACCGAACATTTCATTTATAAAACAACAGAAGGCGATGTATGGCAGTTCGTGGAGACGGGGGAAGTCGACTATGTCTCCTTCAGTGCAACAGAGGAGAATGTCGAGAAGCTGAAAGCGCTGGGGTTCGTGAATATCATTCCGTACACTCCGAGTACGTATGGCTATATGCAGGTCAACCTGAAGCATGAGCAATTGGCGGATAAAAGAGTCCGTCAAGCCATCGTCTATGGACTGGACCGCCAGAGCATTTATGTGGATGCCACGCAAGGCGCCGGCTCCGTTGCGAATATTCCGGCTTCGCCCATTTCCTGGTCCTACACCGAAGAAGGAATCAACCCGTACCAATACGATCCTGAACAAGCCAAGAAACTGCTGGACGAAGCAGGCTGGACAGCTGGTGCTGGCGGAATCCGTGAGAAAGACGGCAAACCGCTAACGATTCATTACTTGGGTTCCAAGAGCAAGAATACGGATATTTTTATCGCTGTGGCCAAAGAGAACTTTGAAGCGCTTGGCATAGATTTTCAACCGGAAGTGTTTGCTGACTTCAACTCGCTGGTCTCGAAGATGGAGAGCGGGGACTATGATCTGGTGTCCTTCTCGACCAGCATGCTGACCGATCCATCGGAAGGACTCATGCAGTTCTTCAACGGGGAAATCACGGATTACGACAATCCTAAATTCTATGAACTTTATGACCAGGCGCTCGCTACCACGGACATTGAACAGCGCAAGAAGATCTATAAAGAACTGTACCAGTTGTTCAACGATGAGCTCCCGCTTATTCCGACCAATTATAAAAAGACAGTATACGCCTATAACGGCCGTATTCAGAACCTCTCGGTCAGTCCGTTCATCGGTCTGGCCGGCAGCCTGCCGAACTGGACGCTGAAGTAA
- a CDS encoding ArsR/SmtB family transcription factor: MTYEVEIQFQPIYELVNSLHTFICKRSYKKMDLGPGWAAETAKGLSEELLSRLEQTELDQNWKLMNLLIYCCPCKETVESVLVWIAGLSIGELYETLSGFITVFPSHMEEFRSEMLFLLTEWNRQYFSKCDPELLSALRKHADEKQQLAVSSLDPAAFIDATTNGFYFEPIEGLQQVVLIPQFHFQPANIIYCYGSLTLCHYSARISSAQEDIPPFMHRTLRSLGEKSRLKILQSLSGERRTFTEIVKQAGISKGIVHDHIFSLRSAGMLYAYIEGENVTSYSLRLQGIQQMNDQLYAYLQ, encoded by the coding sequence GTGACCTACGAGGTGGAGATCCAGTTTCAACCGATCTATGAATTAGTGAACAGCTTACATACTTTTATTTGCAAAAGATCCTACAAAAAAATGGATTTGGGTCCGGGGTGGGCTGCCGAAACGGCAAAGGGCTTGAGTGAGGAGCTGCTGTCCCGGCTCGAACAGACGGAGCTGGATCAAAATTGGAAATTGATGAACCTGCTCATTTATTGTTGTCCCTGTAAAGAAACGGTGGAGAGTGTGCTGGTGTGGATCGCAGGCTTGTCCATCGGGGAGCTGTATGAGACCTTGTCCGGTTTCATTACTGTTTTCCCGAGCCATATGGAAGAATTTCGCAGTGAAATGCTGTTTTTGCTAACCGAATGGAACCGCCAATATTTCAGCAAGTGTGATCCTGAACTATTGTCTGCGCTTAGGAAGCATGCTGACGAGAAGCAGCAGCTGGCGGTAAGTAGTCTGGACCCAGCTGCTTTCATCGATGCAACCACGAATGGATTTTATTTTGAGCCTATCGAGGGCTTGCAGCAGGTGGTGCTGATTCCCCAGTTCCATTTTCAGCCCGCCAACATTATCTATTGCTACGGCAGCTTGACTCTCTGTCATTATTCTGCCCGGATATCCTCGGCCCAAGAAGACATTCCTCCATTTATGCATAGGACCTTGCGCAGCTTGGGTGAGAAGAGCCGTCTCAAGATTCTCCAGTCCCTGAGCGGGGAACGCCGGACGTTTACGGAAATTGTGAAGCAGGCGGGAATCTCCAAAGGGATCGTCCATGATCATATATTCAGCCTCCGCTCGGCGGGTATGCTGTATGCCTACATCGAAGGGGAGAATGTGACCAGCTACAGTCTGCGCCTCCAAGGCATCCAGCAGATGAACGATCAGTTGTATGCTTATCTCCAATAG
- a CDS encoding GNAT family N-acetyltransferase produces MERIEHEEGRFYVAKDGKDLAEITYKRNEIAGELVIEHTRVSEELRGQGTGEKLVQTVVEKARKENLKIVPECSYAAHQFKKHPEYHDVLSGDGSQPN; encoded by the coding sequence ATGGAACGGATTGAACATGAAGAAGGAAGATTCTATGTTGCAAAAGACGGTAAGGACCTTGCCGAAATTACATACAAACGTAATGAAATCGCGGGAGAACTGGTGATTGAGCACACCCGGGTCTCCGAGGAATTACGTGGGCAGGGTACTGGCGAGAAGCTCGTACAAACGGTTGTAGAGAAAGCGCGCAAAGAAAATCTGAAGATCGTGCCTGAGTGCTCCTATGCAGCACATCAATTCAAAAAACATCCGGAGTATCATGACGTGCTCAGCGGAGACGGAAGCCAGCCCAACTAA
- a CDS encoding GNAT family N-acetyltransferase, whose protein sequence is MDTWKEIEELQLRCEQYEGISLKLNWDMLRQPQVPGGTEQLLTYEDGQLVGFMGLYGFASSMEICGMVRPGFRRRGIFTALWNQALAIIERNRTSSVLLNTPAGSASGTGFLTGLPLKFSHSEYQMKWDAAAAKLASSDASSAASSVVLRPAREDEFDILVELDSSGFDISKEDAAEVYRLQKQENMQEHVMIELDGQPAGKMRLWTEDNETWIYGLTVSVKLRGLGIGRSALMQTIERERRNYNGINLEVALDNPNALRLYESCGFVIVNKQDYYSYK, encoded by the coding sequence ATGGATACATGGAAAGAAATCGAAGAATTACAGCTGCGCTGTGAACAATATGAGGGTATCTCGCTGAAGTTAAACTGGGATATGCTGCGCCAGCCGCAGGTTCCCGGAGGAACCGAGCAGCTGCTGACCTATGAAGATGGACAACTGGTCGGCTTTATGGGTCTGTATGGCTTTGCCAGCAGCATGGAAATTTGCGGCATGGTCCGTCCGGGCTTCCGCCGGCGGGGTATCTTTACTGCGCTCTGGAATCAGGCATTAGCCATTATTGAGCGCAACCGCACCAGCAGTGTGCTGCTGAACACTCCAGCCGGCTCGGCTTCCGGCACCGGATTCCTGACGGGATTGCCGCTGAAGTTCAGCCATTCCGAATATCAGATGAAATGGGATGCTGCCGCAGCTAAGCTGGCTTCATCCGACGCCAGCTCAGCCGCCAGTTCGGTGGTGCTGCGCCCTGCACGTGAGGATGAATTCGACATCCTGGTAGAGCTGGACAGCAGCGGGTTTGATATAAGCAAGGAAGACGCCGCCGAGGTCTACCGGCTCCAGAAACAGGAAAACATGCAGGAGCATGTAATGATTGAGCTGGATGGCCAGCCGGCCGGCAAAATGCGGCTGTGGACCGAGGACAACGAGACATGGATTTATGGCCTCACGGTTTCGGTGAAGCTGCGAGGCCTTGGCATCGGCCGCAGCGCGCTGATGCAGACCATCGAAAGGGAACGCCGCAATTATAACGGAATTAATCTTGAGGTTGCCCTGGATAACCCCAATGCCCTCCGTTTATACGAGAGCTGCGGATTTGTCATTGTGAACAAACAGGATTACTACTCCTATAAATAG
- a CDS encoding flavodoxin: MAKVLVAYASLTGNTEEMAELIVEGIREAGGEAVLKSVTECNAAEIKAYEGVLLGAYTWGDGELPDEMLDFYEELDELDLGTLPAAAFGSGDTGYEIYCGAVNELEKKLQERGAVLVQESLKIEYGPNAAEKEACRMFGRMFIAACAAVS, from the coding sequence ATGGCTAAGGTTCTGGTAGCTTATGCCAGTCTGACTGGCAATACGGAAGAAATGGCAGAGCTGATAGTGGAAGGTATCCGCGAAGCGGGCGGAGAGGCTGTTCTGAAGAGCGTCACCGAGTGCAATGCGGCTGAGATAAAGGCATATGAAGGCGTACTGCTGGGGGCATACACCTGGGGCGACGGCGAACTGCCGGATGAAATGCTTGATTTCTATGAGGAGCTGGATGAGTTGGATCTGGGAACCCTCCCGGCGGCGGCATTTGGCAGCGGAGATACCGGCTATGAGATCTATTGCGGGGCAGTGAATGAGCTGGAGAAAAAATTGCAGGAGCGTGGGGCGGTACTTGTTCAGGAGAGTCTGAAGATTGAGTATGGCCCGAATGCGGCTGAGAAAGAAGCCTGCCGCATGTTCGGCCGCATGTTTATTGCCGCCTGCGCAGCGGTTTCCTGA
- a CDS encoding VOC family protein — protein MITSFDGINLYSKDVAALADFYSTVLGIPVPFEGYGNSDGAKIAFSKDQPGIIIWDEHKWGKLTTGVVNLVFSCSSLDETYTELKQKGLDCEPPVMMEYGGKEMNFKDPDGNGITLLEGGYVE, from the coding sequence ATGATTACTTCATTTGATGGCATCAATCTGTACAGCAAGGACGTTGCGGCGCTGGCAGACTTCTATTCCACTGTGCTGGGGATTCCGGTACCGTTCGAAGGTTATGGTAACAGTGACGGCGCCAAAATCGCCTTCAGCAAGGACCAGCCCGGCATCATTATCTGGGACGAGCATAAATGGGGCAAACTTACAACCGGCGTAGTGAATCTGGTCTTCTCCTGCAGCAGTCTGGATGAGACTTACACGGAGCTGAAGCAGAAGGGTCTGGACTGTGAACCTCCGGTGATGATGGAATATGGCGGCAAGGAAATGAATTTCAAGGACCCGGACGGCAACGGAATCACTTTGCTCGAAGGCGGATATGTAGAATAA
- a CDS encoding helix-turn-helix domain-containing protein: MYNLAQHYHPITANPSQTNEVAPSALLQPYIRCFWGTGDVLRNASASEPSRPNPTVGPLERELIIPDTCMDIIWQLDEHTGNTTSMFSGVNDAPFEVPKEREPSGKTVFAIRFYFWAVHLFADDHLREVLNAHVDVRQYFSSFHRELGEQLARARSTAERIAAAETYLLRRMQPSRRTQDSLLNAVQLILSRKGLVMGEELRQGTGLGSRQLERLFREYTGLTPKKAADLVRFQHVWQELYYGSPTGGGLQDLVHAYGYSDQSHFNHNFRKYAGTSPLQALRDAGRGMSLFYNTAGSRSSYNELVAGCDRPNNTGNSREGNNT, translated from the coding sequence ATGTACAATTTGGCGCAGCATTATCATCCAATTACAGCGAATCCGTCACAGACAAACGAAGTGGCACCTTCTGCCCTTCTGCAGCCTTATATCCGTTGTTTCTGGGGGACCGGAGATGTGCTCCGGAACGCATCCGCCAGTGAACCGTCTCGCCCGAACCCGACAGTCGGCCCGCTTGAACGGGAACTGATTATACCGGATACCTGCATGGATATCATCTGGCAGCTGGATGAGCACACCGGCAACACGACAAGCATGTTCTCCGGCGTCAATGACGCGCCGTTTGAAGTGCCCAAGGAACGTGAGCCCTCCGGCAAAACGGTGTTTGCGATCCGCTTCTACTTCTGGGCTGTGCATTTGTTCGCCGACGACCATCTCAGAGAGGTGCTGAATGCCCATGTGGATGTCAGGCAATATTTCTCCTCCTTTCACCGCGAGCTGGGAGAACAGCTGGCCCGTGCTCGGTCCACGGCGGAACGGATTGCCGCCGCAGAGACCTATCTGCTGCGCAGAATGCAGCCGTCGCGCCGTACCCAGGACAGTCTGCTGAATGCGGTCCAGCTGATCCTGAGCCGCAAAGGTCTGGTGATGGGAGAAGAGCTGAGGCAAGGTACGGGTCTGGGAAGCCGCCAGCTGGAACGTCTGTTCCGTGAATATACCGGTCTTACGCCCAAAAAAGCCGCTGACCTGGTGCGCTTTCAGCATGTCTGGCAGGAGCTGTATTACGGTTCGCCAACAGGCGGCGGGCTGCAGGATCTTGTCCACGCGTATGGATACAGCGACCAGTCTCACTTCAATCATAATTTCCGCAAATATGCCGGAACTTCGCCCCTTCAGGCGCTGCGTGATGCGGGACGGGGCATGTCGCTTTTTTACAATACAGCAGGCAGCAGGAGCAGCTACAATGAACTTGTGGCCGGGTGCGACCGGCCAAACAATACAGGCAACAGTAGAGAGGGGAACAATACATGA
- a CDS encoding class I SAM-dependent methyltransferase, protein MYIASDWKDYEVLDTGGGEKLERWGDIILRRPDPQIIWPLENETAKWRDVHGHYHRSSAGGGQWEMHKSIPENWNISYGKLKFHLRPTNFKHTGLFPEQAANWRWMMDKIEAAGRPIQVLNLFAYTGGATVAAASAGASVVHVDAAKGMVQWAKENMQLSGLAERPVRFITDDVFKFVQREQRRGSKYDAIIMDPPSYGRGPGGEMWKLEASLYPFLESCLQIMSDRPLFMLINSYTTGISPTVLRNMLSMTMGKRYGGKLTSGEIGLPISASGMNLPCGILGRWEA, encoded by the coding sequence ATGTATATAGCAAGCGACTGGAAAGACTATGAAGTTCTTGATACCGGAGGCGGCGAGAAGCTGGAACGATGGGGAGATATCATCCTCCGCCGCCCGGACCCGCAGATCATCTGGCCCCTTGAGAACGAGACGGCGAAATGGCGGGATGTGCACGGCCATTATCACCGTAGTTCGGCGGGCGGCGGGCAATGGGAGATGCATAAAAGCATTCCCGAGAACTGGAATATCAGCTACGGCAAGCTGAAATTCCACCTGCGCCCCACCAACTTCAAGCATACCGGACTATTTCCCGAGCAGGCGGCCAACTGGCGCTGGATGATGGACAAGATCGAAGCAGCCGGACGTCCGATTCAGGTGCTGAACCTGTTTGCCTATACCGGCGGTGCTACCGTTGCCGCAGCAAGCGCAGGGGCTTCTGTAGTCCATGTGGATGCGGCCAAGGGAATGGTCCAGTGGGCGAAGGAGAATATGCAGCTATCCGGTCTGGCCGAACGGCCTGTCCGTTTCATCACTGACGATGTGTTCAAGTTCGTGCAGCGCGAGCAGCGCCGCGGCAGCAAATACGACGCCATCATCATGGACCCTCCTTCCTACGGCAGAGGCCCTGGCGGTGAGATGTGGAAGCTGGAAGCCAGCCTGTATCCGTTCCTGGAGAGCTGCCTGCAGATCATGAGCGACAGACCCTTGTTTATGCTGATCAACTCCTATACCACCGGTATCTCTCCTACCGTCCTGCGCAATATGCTGTCCATGACGATGGGCAAACGTTATGGCGGCAAGCTGACCTCCGGCGAGATTGGACTGCCGATCAGCGCTTCCGGCATGAATCTGCCTTGTGGTATTCTGGGCCGCTGGGAGGCGTAA
- a CDS encoding RluA family pseudouridine synthase, whose protein sequence is MTQPSRFEILYEDNHLLGVVKPVNVPVQEDATGDVDLLNLLKDDVKARFNKPGNVFMGLVHRLDRPVGGAMVFARTSKAASRLSESVRTHNFNKVYLTVVHGKPPAASGRLVDTLLKDSASNTVSVVRKGTPGGKEAILDYTVLGSREGFSLLKIDLLTGRSHQIRVQLSSIGCPLYGDQKYGAAVNRPGQQIALWSALVGFPHPVSKEQVELISLPPELHPWSLWPQELKKQAIR, encoded by the coding sequence ATGACTCAGCCATCACGGTTCGAGATTCTGTATGAGGACAACCATCTGCTGGGTGTGGTGAAGCCCGTGAATGTACCGGTACAGGAGGATGCCACGGGAGATGTGGACCTGCTGAACCTGCTCAAAGACGATGTGAAAGCCAGGTTCAACAAACCGGGCAATGTATTCATGGGACTGGTTCATCGGCTGGACCGTCCCGTGGGCGGAGCGATGGTGTTTGCCCGGACCTCCAAGGCAGCCTCGCGGCTGTCGGAGAGCGTGCGCACCCACAACTTCAACAAGGTCTACCTCACCGTCGTTCACGGCAAACCACCCGCCGCTTCGGGACGTCTGGTGGATACCTTGCTGAAGGACTCTGCCAGCAACACGGTTTCCGTCGTCCGTAAAGGAACCCCCGGAGGCAAGGAAGCCATCCTTGATTATACTGTGCTGGGTAGTAGGGAAGGCTTCAGTCTGCTGAAGATTGATCTGCTGACCGGACGTTCTCACCAGATCCGGGTCCAGCTAAGCTCTATCGGCTGTCCACTGTACGGTGACCAGAAATACGGCGCAGCCGTCAACCGGCCCGGGCAGCAGATTGCGCTCTGGTCGGCTCTGGTCGGGTTCCCACATCCGGTAAGCAAGGAACAGGTTGAACTGATCTCTCTGCCGCCTGAGCTCCATCCCTGGAGCTTGTGGCCGCAGGAATTAAAGAAGCAAGCCATCCGTTAA
- a CDS encoding MarR family winged helix-turn-helix transcriptional regulator: MHSSEFSKIWHKITKDYKLHMDSKLAPTLTDAQLTVLELLQDREAMKPSDLAPHLATSPAAVTMLLDRMEKHGLILRERDGADRRIVWISITETGKQETARGLKIRSDFFAEALDPISSHNQQLLLYLMGKMAVAPAPEGSTP; the protein is encoded by the coding sequence GTGCACTCCTCTGAATTCAGTAAAATCTGGCATAAGATAACAAAAGATTACAAGTTACATATGGACAGCAAGCTGGCTCCAACGCTGACGGATGCTCAGCTTACTGTGCTGGAATTGCTTCAGGATCGGGAAGCCATGAAGCCTTCCGATCTGGCACCGCATCTGGCCACCAGTCCTGCGGCGGTAACCATGCTGCTTGACCGCATGGAGAAACACGGACTTATTCTCCGCGAACGGGATGGAGCAGACCGCCGGATTGTCTGGATCAGCATCACGGAGACCGGCAAGCAGGAAACGGCACGCGGCCTGAAGATCCGCAGTGATTTTTTCGCCGAGGCGCTGGACCCGATCTCTTCTCACAACCAGCAGCTGCTGCTCTATCTTATGGGCAAAATGGCTGTCGCACCGGCACCGGAAGGCTCTACCCCTTAG
- a CDS encoding GNAT family N-acetyltransferase: MKQTTLRQSQNSDVETIADLRAIVLRDDLTRLGRFDEEKVRQRFRSAFDSVHTWIIETDASFIGCVAFKPTVDGYLLEHFYIHPAYQNKGVGSQVLKNLLEQNDVKGKRVSLNVLQGSTARRLYERFGFKIEREDLIDVYMYLNC, translated from the coding sequence ATGAAACAGACTACTCTTCGCCAATCCCAAAATTCCGATGTTGAGACAATTGCTGATTTGCGTGCAATTGTACTACGTGATGATTTAACTAGGTTAGGCAGGTTTGATGAAGAGAAAGTTCGTCAACGTTTCCGCAGTGCATTTGACTCCGTTCATACTTGGATCATCGAGACAGATGCTTCTTTTATTGGATGCGTAGCTTTTAAACCGACGGTAGATGGTTATTTATTAGAACATTTTTATATCCACCCTGCTTACCAAAATAAAGGAGTCGGGAGTCAAGTGTTAAAAAATTTGCTTGAACAAAATGATGTAAAAGGAAAACGTGTATCATTAAATGTCCTACAAGGAAGCACGGCCAGACGGCTTTATGAACGGTTTGGATTTAAAATTGAACGTGAGGATCTCATAGATGTTTACATGTATTTGAACTGTTGA